From Medicago truncatula cultivar Jemalong A17 chromosome 7, MtrunA17r5.0-ANR, whole genome shotgun sequence, a single genomic window includes:
- the LOC11411517 gene encoding transcription initiation factor IIB-2, giving the protein MSDAFCSDCKRATEVVFDHSAGDAVCSECGLVLESHSIDETSEWRTFANESGDNDPVRVGGPSNPLLTDGGLSTVIAKPNGASGDFLSSSLGRWQNRGSNPDRGLILAFKTIGTMAERLGLVPTIKDRANEIYKRVEDQKSSRGRNQDALLAACLYIACRQEDKPRTVKEICSIANGATKKEIGRAKEYIVKQLGLENGGQSVEMGTIHAGDFMRRFCSNLGMNHQAVKAAQESVQKSEEFDIRRSPISIAAAVIYIITQLSDDKKPLKDISVATGVAEGTIRNSYKDLYPHVSKIIPNWYAKEEDLKNLCSP; this is encoded by the exons ATGTCCGATGCGTTTTGCAGCGACTGCAAGCGAGCGACGGAGGTGGTGTTCGACCACTCCGCCGGCGATGCAGTCTGTTCGGAGTGTGGTCTCGTCTTGGAATCTCACTCCATCGATGAAACCTCCGAGTGGCGAACCTTCGCCAACGAATCCGGTGATAACGATCCCGTTCGTGTCGGTGGTCCCAGTAACCCTCTCCTTACCGATGGTGGTCTCTCCACCGTCATTGCTAAGCCTAACGGTGCTTCCGGTGATTTTCTCTCGTCTTCTCTCGGCCGTTGGCAGAATCGCGGTTCTAATCCCGATCGTGGATTGATCCTTGCGTTCAAAACTATTGGTACTATGGCTGAAAG GTTGGGACTGGTTCCGACCATCAAG GACCGAGCTAATGAGATATATAAGCGGGTTGAAGATCAGAAGTCTAGCAGGGGAAGAAATCAGGACGCATTATTGGCTGCTTGCCTCTACATTGCTTGTCGACAAGAAGACAAGCCACGCACCGTAAAGG AAATTTGCTCAATTGCCAATGGAGCCACCAAGAAGGAAATTGGCCGCGCAAAAGAATACATAGTGAAACAACTGGGTTTGGAGAATGGCGGTCAATCTGTTGAAATGGGAACAATTCATGCTGGGGACTTTATG AGACGATTTTGTTCTAATCTTGGTATGAATCATCAAGCTGTTAAAGCTGCTCAGGAATCTGTTCAGAAATCCGAAGAATTTGATATAAG GAGAAGTCCCATATCAATTGCTGCAGCAGTTATATACATCATTACTCAGCTCTCAGATGATAAAAAACCTCTCAAAG ATATATCAGTTGCTACAGGAGTTGCAGAAGGAACCATTAGGAACTCATACAAGGATCTCTATCCCCATGTTTCAAAGATAATACCAAACTGGTAT
- the LOC11415365 gene encoding DET1- and DDB1-associated protein 1 isoform X2, which produces MDSVLGNLPSYNPHNFSQIRPSDPSSSSKMTITTYHPTHDRTLPPPDQVINTEAKNILLRHIYQNAREKVSFESLF; this is translated from the exons ATGGATTCTGTCCTTGGTAATTTGCCATCTTATAACCCTCACAATTTCAGTCAGATTCGACCTTCAGATCCTTCTAGTTCTTCT AAAATGACAATAACTACTTACCATCCTACTCACGACAGGACCCTTCCACCACCTGATCAAG TGATAAACACTGAAGCAAAAAATATTCTCCTAAGACATATTTATCAGAACGCTCGGGAAAAGGTTAGTTTTGAAAGTTTGTTTTAG
- the LOC11415365 gene encoding DET1- and DDB1-associated protein 1 isoform X1, with amino-acid sequence MDSVLGNLPSYNPHNFSQIRPSDPSSSSKMTITTYHPTHDRTLPPPDQVINTEAKNILLRHIYQNAREKLKPKRAAAGNLLPEHGCKQPRVST; translated from the exons ATGGATTCTGTCCTTGGTAATTTGCCATCTTATAACCCTCACAATTTCAGTCAGATTCGACCTTCAGATCCTTCTAGTTCTTCT AAAATGACAATAACTACTTACCATCCTACTCACGACAGGACCCTTCCACCACCTGATCAAG TGATAAACACTGAAGCAAAAAATATTCTCCTAAGACATATTTATCAGAACGCTCGGGAAAAG TTGAAACCAAAAAGAGCTGCAGCTGGTAACCTTTTACCAGAACATGGATGCAAGCAACCTAGGGTTTCCACCTGA